A single window of Vigna unguiculata cultivar IT97K-499-35 chromosome 1, ASM411807v1, whole genome shotgun sequence DNA harbors:
- the LOC114194907 gene encoding uncharacterized protein LOC114194907: MKRCEMVFETTTRGGCKEHPHDKQSPGVCSSCLREKLSQLYSTNPIIDPLCFSPQSPASPHQSFSSSRGGGHRKPRFRRNASLVAAESGSSVQGLNLKKSKSHAFGSKSRGRERDVSGRKKDGFWSKVLKLKIRDTRDSIVTSKTST, translated from the coding sequence ATGAAACGTTGCGAAATGGTGTTCGAAACAACAACAAGGGGAGGGTGCAAGGAGCACCCACACGATAAGCAATCACCTGGTGTTTGTTCATCTTGTTTGAGGGAAAAACTCTCGCAGTTATACAGCACCAACCCTATTATTGACCCTCTTTGTTTTTCTCCTCAATCGCCTGCATCTCCTCATCAATCTTTTTCTTCGAGTCGCGGTGGTGGCCACCGTAAACCACGGTTCCGGCGAAACGCTTCGCTGGTGGCGGCGGAATCTGGTTCGAGCGTGCAGGGCTTGAACTTGAAGAAGAGCAAGTCGCATGCGTTTGGTTCGAAGAgcagagggagagagagggatgTGAGTGGAAGGAAGAAAGATGGGTTTTGGTCAAAGGTGCTCAAACTCAAGATAAGAGACACGCGAGACTCCATCGTCACTTCTAAGACCTCAACATGA